From the genome of Sphingomonas sp. HMP6, one region includes:
- a CDS encoding DsrE family protein, producing MKILLAFAALAGVAVAGPGFAQQHRAPAIEPFGATFPTEGALERPDPALRYRVVFPVTKASADPAKPNASLERVARFLNLLAADGAHVKPGEIVAILYGPATQIVTNDTVYAAQTKAPNNPNIALIAKLKAAGVVVAVCGQALRAHKYEGKDVAPGVRVDVSAMTTMANLQLRGWALLPE from the coding sequence ATGAAGATCTTGTTGGCTTTTGCCGCACTCGCGGGTGTCGCTGTGGCAGGCCCCGGCTTTGCGCAGCAGCACCGCGCACCGGCGATCGAGCCCTTTGGCGCGACATTCCCGACCGAGGGGGCGCTGGAGCGGCCCGATCCGGCGCTGCGCTACCGCGTCGTGTTTCCCGTGACGAAGGCAAGCGCCGATCCGGCCAAGCCCAACGCCTCACTCGAGCGCGTTGCGCGCTTCCTCAACCTGCTCGCCGCCGATGGTGCGCACGTCAAACCGGGCGAGATTGTCGCGATCCTCTACGGTCCCGCCACGCAGATCGTCACCAACGATACCGTTTATGCCGCTCAGACGAAGGCGCCGAACAACCCCAACATCGCGCTGATCGCCAAGCTGAAAGCCGCAGGCGTCGTCGTCGCGGTGTGCGGCCAGGCGCTCCGTGCGCATAAATACGAGGGCAAGGACGTTGCGCCGGGCGTGCGGGTCGATGTGTCCGCCATGACCACCATGGCGAACCTGCAATTGCGCGGCTGGGCGCTGCTGCCTGAGTAA
- the trxC gene encoding thioredoxin TrxC — protein MSSAILVCPHCQALNRVPDARLGEHPNCGTCRRPLTTGAPIDANLALFDKIIGRSTGRVLVDFWASWCGPCRMMAPAFAAAAAELDPRVRLLKVDTEAEQVLAARYAIRSIPTLILFKSGAEIARQAGAMDKAGIMRWVASAGGA, from the coding sequence ATGAGCAGCGCCATCCTCGTTTGCCCGCACTGCCAGGCGCTCAACCGCGTCCCCGATGCACGGCTGGGCGAGCATCCGAACTGCGGCACGTGCCGCCGCCCGCTGACGACGGGCGCACCGATCGACGCCAATTTGGCGCTGTTCGACAAGATCATCGGCCGAAGCACCGGCCGGGTGCTGGTCGATTTTTGGGCGAGCTGGTGCGGCCCGTGCCGGATGATGGCTCCCGCCTTCGCGGCGGCTGCCGCTGAGCTTGACCCGAGGGTTCGGCTGCTCAAGGTAGATACCGAAGCCGAACAGGTTCTGGCCGCGCGCTACGCGATCCGCTCGATCCCGACCTTGATTCTGTTCAAAAGCGGCGCCGAGATCGCCCGGCAGGCGGGTGCGATGGACAAGGCGGGGATTATGCGCTGGGTAGCGAGCGCTGGCGGCGCCTAA